One Ranitomeya imitator isolate aRanImi1 chromosome 1, aRanImi1.pri, whole genome shotgun sequence DNA window includes the following coding sequences:
- the LOC138641973 gene encoding uncharacterized protein: protein MATVSESSQSAQGSVASSSEGEGSQREQRGQGQGVASARRVSQRDHGVIDVELLISSIQERGPLWDSRDSRHMDQVVLRRLWVEVAKSLWEGFDIAPAKDKANFVKRLRIRWRSIKDRFNKGIRAEEERSKSGAAAAKSVPYKYSKCLQFLRPVLGRRQTHSSTLERARPAEAVLHESPSDPSQPSHSDSRLAPPSGEPAASTSGVPLAEASGAPSFGYSRQRQRASDRPTMPEFLHLSTVFQNCFKALSDNMDTRLSNIDRRLETIETELSNPAKHFFSTIAKGMMEHLTPELQISVMQSCNTSYVRALQQAGVMQSATMAVVPSLASMTPTPAGEPLQPPHRGPRAERRHHRHHNIVPPTPAPAMPSSSRRRHHAGEPATGPKKKKKRGNTDGHTKRLWLLFQ from the exons ATGGCCACTGTGTCAGAATCgagccaatcggcgcaggggagtgtG gcttcttcaagtgagggtgaaggaagtcagcgggagcagagaggtcagggccaaggtgtggcgtcagcacggcga gtttcacaacgggaccatggagtcattgatgtggagctcctcatatcaagcatccaggagcgtggcccgttgtgggacagccgtgactcccggcacatggaccaggtggtgttgaggcgtttgtgggtagaggtggcaaagtcgctgtgggagggctttgacatagctcctgcaaaggacaaagccaactttg ttaaaaggttgaggatcagatggcgatccatcaaggaccgtttcaataaggggatacgggcagaggaggagcgctcgaagagtggtgctgctgcggccaagtctgtgccctataaatattccaaatgtttacagttcttaagaccagtccttggccgccgtca gacacacagcagcaccctcgagagagctcgccccgcagaagcggtccttcatgaatcgccatctgatccatcacagccctcccacagcgacagcaggcttgcaccaccatctggtgaaccggcagccagtacatcaggtgttcccctggccgaggcctctggcgcaccttcgtttgggtattcccgacagcgccagcgggcctcggacaggccaaccatgcccgaatttttgcatttgagcacggttttccagaactgtttcaaggcgttgagcgataacatggacactcgtctgtccaatatcgaccggcgccttgaaacaattgaaaccgagctctcaaatccggcaaaacatttttttagtaccattgctaagggcatgatggaacaccttacgccggaactacagatttcagtgatgcagtcctgcaacacttcctacgtgagggctctccagcaggctggggtcatgcagtcagcgacaatggcagtagtgccgtcgctggcaagcatgactcccactcctgctggagagccactccagccaccccaccgtggtccacgtgccgagcgacgccaccacaggcaccataacatagtgccgccgactcctgctcctgccatgccTTCTTCCTCCCGTAGGCGTCATCATGCTGGGGAACCTGCCAcaggacccaaaaaaaaaaaaaaaagaggaaacacagacgGGCACACAAAGAGGCTCTGGTTGCTGTTCCAGTGA